One Huiozyma naganishii CBS 8797 chromosome 4, complete genome genomic region harbors:
- the KNAG0D05330 gene encoding uncharacterized protein (similar to Saccharomyces cerevisiae YLR456W and YPR172W; ancestral locus Anc_7.529), with the protein MFPPKLLELVRESKFVHLGTCSLEAVPSVALMNYLYVDREDSYLQECGVIIMAGATQSDKCRNILYNDHVSLLLHDWIAAENMAMAKQPVPWGAILQRTDAARDEDHMQWSATIRGEAQVLQSSSGECQYYKQLLLRANPDAEVYILGGEEDVSIIKVKMTVAKVTDKQNNTYEFINAD; encoded by the coding sequence ATGTTCCCACCGAAACTGCTGGAACTTGTGAGGGAGTCCAAGTTTGTACACCTGGGGACCTGCTCGCTCGAGGCGGTTCCCTCTGTCGCTCTGATGAACTACCTGTACGTCGACAGGGAGGATTCCTACTTGCAAGAGTGCGGCGTCATCATAATGGCCGGTGCGACGCAGTCGGACAAGTGCCGCAACATCCTGTACAACGACCACGTCTCACTACTCTTGCACGACTGGATCGCCGCAGAGAACATGGCCATGGCAAAGCAACCTGTCCCCTGGGGGGCCATCCTGCAAAGAACGGATGCAGCAAGGGACGAGGACCACATGCAATGGAGCGCGACGATCCGCGGGGAGGCGCAGGTGTTGCAGAGCTCTTCAGGTGAGTGCCAGTACTACAAGCAGCTGCTATTGCGAGCAAACCCGGACGCAGAGGTGTACATCCTaggaggagaagaggaCGTGTCCATCATTAAAGTTAAGATGACCGTGGCGAAGGTCACGGACAAGCAGAACAATACATACGAGTTTATAAACGCCGACTAA